A region of uncultured Anaeromusa sp. DNA encodes the following proteins:
- a CDS encoding TIGR03960 family B12-binding radical SAM protein encodes MLQLDAAMLSRVEKPARYTGQEYNSVRKELHSGLVRMALSLPDVYEVGMSNLGLKILYQLLNEREDAAVERVYAPWVDMEKEMRQAGLPLYSLETRTPIRDFELLGFSLQYEMSYSNVLNMLDLAGISLLARERQEDEPLVIGGGPCVFNPEPAADFFDCFVLGEGEEVLGEVIAQYSAWKEAGKPGGRQEILRRLATCRGIYVPSFYEVQYDETSFDTVVTPLRPEAPACVQKRVVADLDAMGTATRPIVSYVESVHDRIMMELFRGCTRGCRFCQAGIIYRPVRERKQETLQALAKEMLEHTGYNEMSLTSLSSADYSCLEPLVGALLDKHKAEGVSLSLPSLRIDSFSVDLAHKVQQVRKSGLTFAPEAGTQRLRDVINKGVTEENLHQAVSAAFSSGWSTVKLYFMIGLPTETDEDVLGIADLAYKVVNWYKAVKGRKGVKVTVSVSSFVPKPHTAFQWFPQNSREEIERKQQLLRERIRGGGVTLSWHDSRTSFLEGAFARGDRRLGAVLLAAWRGGARFDGWSEHFNYRTWMEAFEACGVDPHQYANRERRLEEQLPWDHLSCGVDKEFLQREYAAALAETLTEDCRRGACGACGVCPALGVSVQDWRSQNA; translated from the coding sequence ATGCTTCAATTGGATGCGGCCATGCTGAGTCGTGTGGAAAAGCCTGCCCGTTATACTGGGCAGGAGTACAATAGTGTGCGTAAGGAATTGCATTCTGGGCTAGTGCGTATGGCGTTATCTCTGCCTGATGTATATGAAGTAGGTATGTCGAATTTGGGGTTAAAAATATTATATCAACTGCTGAATGAACGGGAAGATGCGGCAGTGGAGCGGGTATACGCGCCATGGGTGGACATGGAGAAAGAGATGCGCCAGGCTGGTTTGCCTTTGTATTCTCTGGAAACACGCACGCCGATCCGGGATTTTGAGTTGCTCGGGTTTTCCTTGCAATATGAAATGAGCTACAGCAATGTGCTGAACATGCTCGATTTGGCGGGTATTTCCCTTTTGGCGCGAGAAAGGCAAGAGGATGAGCCGTTGGTAATTGGCGGTGGCCCTTGTGTGTTTAATCCGGAACCGGCGGCTGACTTTTTTGATTGTTTTGTTCTAGGCGAAGGTGAGGAAGTTCTAGGCGAAGTGATTGCACAATACAGTGCCTGGAAAGAAGCTGGAAAACCGGGAGGCCGTCAGGAGATTTTGCGTCGTTTGGCAACTTGCCGCGGTATTTATGTACCGTCTTTTTATGAGGTTCAATATGATGAAACCTCGTTTGATACTGTTGTAACGCCGTTGAGGCCAGAGGCGCCAGCGTGCGTGCAAAAGCGCGTGGTCGCGGACTTGGATGCGATGGGAACAGCGACTCGGCCTATCGTTTCCTATGTGGAATCGGTGCATGACCGGATTATGATGGAACTCTTCCGGGGCTGCACCCGGGGCTGCCGCTTTTGCCAGGCCGGTATTATTTACCGTCCTGTGCGGGAACGAAAGCAAGAAACATTACAGGCGCTGGCTAAAGAGATGCTGGAGCATACAGGCTATAATGAAATGTCCTTAACTTCATTGAGTTCAGCAGACTATTCCTGTTTGGAACCGCTAGTGGGAGCACTGCTGGACAAACACAAAGCAGAAGGTGTTAGCTTATCGCTGCCGTCCTTGCGCATTGATAGCTTTTCCGTGGATTTGGCTCACAAGGTGCAACAAGTGCGAAAAAGCGGTTTGACCTTTGCGCCGGAGGCGGGGACGCAGCGGCTGCGGGATGTAATTAACAAAGGAGTTACGGAAGAGAATCTGCACCAAGCGGTCAGCGCAGCATTTTCATCCGGCTGGTCGACGGTGAAGCTCTATTTCATGATTGGCTTACCGACGGAAACCGATGAAGATGTGTTGGGGATTGCCGATTTGGCTTATAAAGTAGTAAATTGGTACAAGGCTGTAAAAGGGAGAAAAGGTGTCAAGGTGACAGTCAGCGTTTCCTCTTTTGTGCCTAAACCGCACACCGCGTTTCAGTGGTTTCCTCAGAACAGCCGTGAAGAAATTGAGCGCAAACAGCAACTGCTACGGGAACGCATCCGAGGCGGCGGCGTTACGTTGAGCTGGCATGATTCAAGGACCAGCTTTTTGGAAGGCGCTTTTGCTAGAGGGGATCGTCGTTTGGGAGCTGTGCTGCTTGCCGCCTGGCGCGGCGGTGCGCGCTTTGACGGATGGTCGGAGCATTTCAACTATCGGACATGGATGGAAGCCTTTGAAGCTTGCGGTGTAGATCCTCATCAATACGCCAACCGTGAGAGACGGCTTGAGGAGCAGTTGCCTTGGGACCATTTATCCTGTGGTGTGGATAAGGAGTTTTTACAGCGCGAATATGCGGCCGCACTGGCGGAGACGCTAACAGAAGACTGTCGTCGGGGCGCTTGCGGCGCTTGCGGCGTCTGCCCGGCGTTGGGCGTCTCTGTGCAGGATTGGAGGAGCCAAAATGCATAA
- a CDS encoding TIGR03936 family radical SAM-associated protein, producing MHKVRMEITKEEEVCFISHLDYARAMERAIRRAKLPAAYSEGFNPHMKLAFASALSVGVTSEGEYMDLELTELVTLEDCAARLNQSLPQGIRVKRLCSLPERAPSLMSQINRAAYRVVLRLSETEVAQGAEAFQNAATVPYTKLSPKGNRDIDAKIYVPGTLTVQRLSDEECALSFSIRITPTGSMKPVEVVEATGGLVGQGQRWRAAARIHRVGLYVDDAQGLAQSLFGTGEVVEAMLS from the coding sequence ATGCATAAGGTTCGGATGGAGATTACCAAAGAAGAAGAAGTTTGTTTTATTTCGCATTTGGATTATGCCCGTGCCATGGAACGGGCCATTCGTCGCGCCAAACTGCCTGCTGCGTATTCCGAGGGCTTCAATCCTCACATGAAGTTGGCGTTTGCTTCGGCTTTGTCAGTGGGAGTAACCAGCGAAGGAGAGTACATGGACTTGGAGCTGACGGAGTTAGTGACGTTAGAGGATTGTGCTGCTAGACTGAACCAATCTTTGCCTCAGGGAATTCGGGTGAAGCGGTTATGCTCTCTGCCAGAACGCGCGCCGTCCTTGATGTCGCAGATCAATCGCGCCGCTTACCGCGTGGTTTTGCGCCTTTCGGAAACGGAGGTAGCACAAGGGGCTGAGGCCTTTCAAAATGCCGCAACCGTTCCGTATACTAAGCTGTCTCCTAAAGGGAATCGGGATATTGATGCCAAGATATATGTGCCGGGAACGTTGACAGTGCAGCGTTTGTCGGATGAAGAGTGCGCTCTTTCTTTTTCCATTCGCATCACACCAACAGGCAGTATGAAGCCTGTGGAGGTAGTTGAAGCGACAGGAGGTCTAGTGGGGCAGGGACAACGCTGGCGGGCGGCGGCGCGGATTCATCGCGTGGGTTTGTATGTAGACGATGCACAAGGCCTTGCGCAAAGCCTGTTTGGAACTGGTGAGGTTGTGGAGGCCATGCTGTCATGA
- a CDS encoding Rne/Rng family ribonuclease has protein sequence MRRYLVNVTPEETRLALCEEDSLLEITAERQGAGPLVGNIYKGQVQNVLPGMQAAFIDIGTEKNAFLYLGDLPEASEQAGSLSVGQELIIQIAKDAVGSKGPRATAQITLPGRYVVLMPGADYVGVSRRIEQEEERERLKEVAESLRPEGMGLIVRTVAAGSGRDDLEKDIVYLCNLWQTLLARHQRSQAPHLLYRDADLVIRLIRDQFTQDVDEVLVDQSDAYQRMRELLLRISQELAERVKLYTAQEDMYVRFGVEEQLALLSGREIPLDCGGFIVIDQTEALTAIDVNTGKFIGKSTLAETVYHANLEAAEVIARQLRLRDIGGIIIIDFIDMESEEARQGVLETLQKELRRDRTKTHVMGFTSLGLLEMTRKKSRQSIGSLLHAPCPCCGGRGRIRSSETIFLEVARELRRRHRQNLLQGNVTLQLSAFLAEQPFLGPRLKQWEKEFCRSFSVERNTSLQPEQYVLLG, from the coding sequence ATGAGACGGTACTTGGTAAATGTGACGCCAGAAGAGACGCGTCTGGCTCTTTGCGAAGAAGACAGTCTTTTGGAAATCACCGCGGAACGTCAAGGCGCGGGTCCTCTGGTTGGTAATATTTACAAGGGCCAGGTGCAGAATGTTCTGCCTGGGATGCAGGCGGCCTTTATTGATATTGGGACAGAGAAAAACGCTTTTTTGTATTTAGGTGACTTGCCGGAAGCGTCGGAGCAAGCAGGCTCCCTGAGCGTTGGGCAAGAGCTGATTATACAGATTGCGAAGGATGCAGTAGGCAGTAAAGGCCCTCGAGCTACGGCGCAGATTACTCTGCCTGGACGCTATGTGGTGTTGATGCCTGGCGCTGATTATGTTGGCGTTTCTAGACGTATTGAGCAAGAAGAAGAACGAGAACGCTTGAAAGAAGTGGCTGAATCACTGCGGCCAGAGGGCATGGGCCTCATTGTGCGTACTGTAGCGGCAGGTTCGGGCCGGGATGATCTGGAAAAAGATATAGTCTATCTTTGCAATCTTTGGCAAACTTTGCTGGCGCGGCATCAACGCAGCCAGGCGCCGCATCTGCTGTATCGAGATGCTGACTTAGTCATCCGCCTGATCCGAGACCAGTTCACTCAGGATGTAGATGAAGTGCTAGTGGATCAAAGCGATGCGTACCAACGCATGCGGGAATTGCTGTTGCGCATTTCTCAGGAACTGGCGGAGCGGGTGAAACTTTATACAGCCCAAGAAGACATGTATGTGCGTTTTGGCGTGGAGGAGCAGTTGGCTCTTTTATCCGGCCGAGAAATCCCTTTGGACTGTGGCGGTTTTATTGTTATTGATCAGACAGAAGCGCTTACTGCAATTGATGTAAACACAGGGAAATTTATTGGTAAAAGTACGTTGGCTGAGACCGTGTATCACGCCAATTTGGAAGCGGCAGAAGTGATAGCCAGACAACTGCGTTTACGCGATATCGGCGGAATTATCATTATTGATTTTATCGATATGGAGAGCGAAGAAGCGCGCCAGGGAGTTCTGGAAACATTGCAGAAGGAATTGCGTCGAGATCGAACCAAAACACATGTAATGGGCTTTACCTCCTTGGGACTGTTGGAAATGACTCGTAAAAAGTCGCGGCAGAGCATCGGTTCCTTGCTGCATGCTCCTTGTCCTTGCTGCGGCGGACGTGGCCGTATTCGTTCTAGTGAAACCATTTTTTTGGAAGTAGCTCGCGAGCTTCGACGGAGGCACCGACAGAATTTGCTGCAAGGAAATGTGACACTGCAGTTGTCGGCTTTTTTGGCGGAACAGCCTTTTTTGGGTCCGCGCCTGAAACAATGGGAAAAAGAGTTTTGTCGTTCGTTCTCTGTGGAGAGAAATACGTCCTTGCAGCCAGAACAATATGTATTGCTAGGCTAA